A single window of Hymenobacter sp. APR13 DNA harbors:
- the rsmH gene encoding 16S rRNA (cytosine(1402)-N(4))-methyltransferase RsmH: MSETPANDYLNDTAYHRPVMLRECLEALELRPEGRYVDVTFGGGGHSARMLEHLSGAGHLYSFDQDADAEREAQKLARPQFTFIRSNFRDLHQELQRHGALPVDGLLADLGVSSHQFDTPERGFSTRFDGPLDMRMNAEDGPTAADIINEYPEADLHRIFGMYGEVTNARTLAQTVASARRGQTISTIAGLKKAIASCTPRGKENKYLAQVFQALRIEANDEMKALQEMLEQTAQVLRPGGRLVVMSYHSLEDRLVKNFLAKGRFFGEAEKDLFGNTNTPFEVLTRKPIEASEQEVATNSRARSAKLRIGIKSEERSR; encoded by the coding sequence ATGAGCGAAACCCCAGCAAACGATTACCTGAACGATACCGCCTACCACCGGCCCGTGATGCTGCGCGAGTGCCTGGAGGCGCTGGAGCTGCGCCCCGAGGGCCGCTACGTCGATGTTACGTTCGGAGGCGGCGGCCACTCGGCCCGCATGCTGGAGCACCTGAGCGGCGCCGGCCATCTCTACAGCTTCGACCAGGACGCCGACGCTGAGCGCGAGGCGCAGAAGCTGGCCCGGCCGCAGTTCACGTTCATTCGCAGCAACTTCCGCGACCTGCACCAGGAGCTGCAGCGCCACGGCGCCCTGCCCGTAGACGGGCTGCTGGCCGACCTGGGCGTGTCGTCGCACCAGTTTGATACGCCGGAGCGCGGCTTCAGCACCCGCTTCGACGGGCCGCTGGACATGCGCATGAACGCCGAGGATGGCCCCACCGCCGCCGACATCATCAACGAGTACCCGGAAGCCGACCTGCACCGCATCTTCGGCATGTACGGCGAGGTCACCAACGCCCGCACATTGGCCCAGACCGTGGCTTCGGCGCGGCGCGGCCAGACCATCAGCACCATTGCCGGCCTGAAGAAGGCCATTGCCAGCTGCACGCCGCGCGGCAAGGAAAACAAGTACCTGGCCCAGGTATTTCAGGCGTTGCGCATCGAGGCCAACGACGAAATGAAGGCCCTGCAGGAAATGCTGGAGCAAACGGCCCAGGTGCTGCGGCCCGGCGGACGACTGGTGGTGATGAGCTACCACTCGCTGGAAGACCGGCTGGTGAAGAACTTCCTGGCCAAGGGCAGGTTCTTCGGCGAAGCGGAAAAAGACCTGTTCGGCAACACCAACACCCCGTTCGAGGTCCTGACCCGCAAGCCGATTGAGGCCTCCGAGCAGGAAGTAGCCACGAACAGCCGCGCCCGTTCGGCGAAGCTGCGCATCGGTATCAAAAGTGAGGAACGAAGTCGGTAG